One stretch of Bacteroidales bacterium DNA includes these proteins:
- a CDS encoding Gldg family protein yields the protein MKRLKRSVREMLDEFRITSGRRIDYEFINPSEGRDEKQRNTQYQNLANKGLTPINLQAGDAEGGSTRKIIFPGMIVNYNGIEVPVNFLKNNPSIPYEQNILHSVEGLEYEMIQTISTLSSDTIYKIAFLEGHGEMPEIETADITWNLAKYFTVDRGTIGGKSGILDSYSAVVIAGPEEEFSEADKLVLDQYIMKGGKVVWIFEEVSVNSDSLALGETVGLYRPLNLEDQLFRYGARVNPSIIQDLDCMVIRLKVATGGTNPQLVPAPWVYYPKLHPSQNHPITRSINKVKGEFVNYIDTVGLDRNIKKTVLLSTSELAKTLNPLL from the coding sequence TTGAAACGTCTTAAAAGATCTGTGAGAGAAATGCTTGATGAATTCAGGATCACCTCCGGAAGAAGAATAGACTATGAGTTTATTAATCCATCGGAGGGCAGGGATGAAAAGCAACGGAATACACAGTATCAGAATCTGGCAAATAAGGGACTGACACCTATCAATTTGCAGGCCGGTGATGCGGAGGGCGGATCGACAAGGAAGATAATATTTCCGGGAATGATAGTTAACTACAACGGGATTGAGGTCCCGGTTAACTTCCTGAAGAATAATCCGTCTATACCTTATGAACAGAATATCCTGCATTCTGTGGAAGGACTTGAATATGAAATGATTCAGACTATTTCCACTTTAAGTTCTGACACGATATACAAGATTGCTTTTCTTGAAGGGCATGGCGAGATGCCGGAGATAGAGACAGCTGATATTACCTGGAATCTTGCAAAATATTTTACAGTCGACAGAGGTACAATAGGAGGAAAGTCAGGTATTCTCGACAGCTACTCTGCAGTTGTTATTGCCGGTCCGGAGGAAGAATTCAGTGAAGCTGACAAGCTTGTACTCGATCAGTACATAATGAAAGGTGGAAAAGTCGTATGGATATTTGAGGAGGTTTCCGTCAACTCCGACAGCCTTGCTCTTGGTGAAACAGTTGGCCTCTACAGACCTCTTAACCTTGAGGATCAGTTATTCAGGTATGGTGCAAGGGTTAATCCTTCAATTATTCAGGATCTCGATTGCATGGTTATCAGGCTGAAAGTCGCAACAGGGGGGACTAATCCGCAGCTGGTTCCGGCACCATGGGTCTATTATCCAAAACTACATCCTTCACAGAATCACCCGATTACAAGAAGCATCAATAAGGTGAAAGGGGAATTTGTTAATTACATTGATACAGTCGGACTTGACAGAAATATTAAAAAAACAGTTCTCCTTTCAACCTCAGAGCTGGCAAAGACACTTAATCCCCTGTTATGA
- a CDS encoding SpoIID/LytB domain-containing protein, with amino-acid sequence MIGIRIFIIFLLSVISTLVSAQVKIRLFANQSPESAVFTVVEGSYSINTYHGGITPLSKGESLIISRFDGKLAVKTRNSTGYIADSVLFSEQTPEASFSLRINGQLPVRQYYTGDLHCYPDLGTLVLINNCDVEKYIAGVVKAEGGSGKNIEYFKSQAVIARTYMYKYFDKHMQDKYNVCDNTHCQAFNGTSTDTILNKAAMETHGEVILDQDSVLIISAFHSNCGGETSSSEDVWLTSQPYLKRVIDPYCLTSRNALWERSIALEDWVGYLRKSGFSGNSDNPSQFGFTQKSRLTTYKAGTFTVPLRTIRTDLNLRSTFFSVLPEGDTIKLKGRGYGHGVGLCQEGAMAMAAKGFDYKQIIDFYYVGVLISDIANLPPNLPKGG; translated from the coding sequence ATGATAGGTATTAGGATATTTATTATTTTTTTATTAAGTGTTATAAGTACACTTGTTTCTGCGCAGGTTAAGATCCGGCTGTTTGCAAATCAGTCTCCCGAATCTGCAGTATTTACCGTTGTCGAAGGAAGCTATTCGATAAATACATATCATGGCGGAATAACACCTCTTTCAAAGGGTGAATCATTGATCATATCACGCTTTGATGGAAAGCTTGCTGTCAAGACACGAAATTCAACAGGATACATTGCCGACTCAGTTCTTTTCTCGGAACAAACTCCCGAAGCTTCATTTTCTCTCAGAATAAACGGACAATTACCTGTAAGGCAATATTATACCGGTGACTTACATTGTTATCCTGATCTTGGAACTCTGGTTCTTATAAACAATTGTGATGTTGAGAAATATATTGCCGGCGTTGTTAAAGCTGAAGGAGGAAGCGGCAAAAATATTGAGTATTTCAAGTCGCAGGCTGTTATTGCAAGGACATATATGTATAAGTATTTCGACAAGCATATGCAGGACAAATACAATGTTTGTGATAATACGCATTGCCAGGCTTTTAACGGAACGTCAACAGATACTATCCTAAATAAAGCTGCCATGGAAACCCATGGTGAGGTTATTCTTGATCAGGATAGCGTCCTTATCATTTCCGCCTTTCATTCCAATTGCGGAGGCGAAACATCATCTTCCGAGGATGTCTGGCTGACAAGTCAGCCTTATCTGAAACGTGTTATTGATCCTTATTGTTTAACGTCCCGCAATGCATTGTGGGAGAGGAGTATAGCTCTTGAAGACTGGGTTGGATACTTAAGAAAATCAGGTTTCTCAGGTAACTCTGATAATCCTTCACAATTTGGATTCACTCAGAAGTCCAGATTAACGACTTACAAAGCAGGTACATTTACAGTGCCGTTAAGGACTATTCGAACAGATCTTAACCTGCGCTCTACTTTTTTTTCGGTATTGCCGGAGGGTGACACAATAAAACTTAAGGGAAGAGGTTATGGTCATGGTGTTGGCCTTTGCCAGGAAGGAGCAATGGCGATGGCAGCAAAAGGATTTGATTATAAGCAGATTATAGATTTTTATTATGTTGGGGTTCTAATTTCAGATATAGCTAATTTGCCCCCCAACCTCCCTAAAGGGGGCTAA